The Pogona vitticeps strain Pit_001003342236 chromosome 7, PviZW2.1, whole genome shotgun sequence genome segment GCAGGGTAATGGCTACCTTATACCCTGGATGACGGGGGGGGGAGACTCCCTAGGCAGGACATTgcatgggtgtgggtgtgggtaggCGGGGGAGTGTCATTGTGAGAGCCAAACTTAGGCCACCCCTGGATCCTTTCTACGTCCCCTGGGGTGGGATCCTGTTGCAGAAACGGAACAGTCTAAGGGTCTTCTGCCCCCGCCTCAAGGctcgccctccccccttcctgcacTGGTGGCAAGAGACGTCGCACAGTTGTGCAGGGGAGGGGACTCGGGGAGCTTCCAGGCCTTTTACAGtcccccttatttatttatttatttgtttgtttgtttgtttgtaatactTTTATCCCGctattctccttaaaaaggacccaaggcggagGGAAGCGCGGCCAGGTTTTGctcgggggggggcagcaggtGCGCGTTTCGAAGCGCGGAAGGCGCAAGCCGGCCAAACGGAGAGGGGGCTGGCGGTGCCTTGGGGGGGGCGCGAGGATGGGGCTCCTgacattctcccccacccctccactcctTTGCCTTGAAAGGCTGCCTGCAGGCGGCTACTCCACCGGAGCAGCTCCCAGGCAGAGATCCTGCCCGATGGAGAGGGCATGGTGCCCCCCCGGAAGGAAGGCGTGGGAAGGGAGCGATGCCCCCCCTTGGCCTTATGCCCCACGTGGGTGGGGGACTTGGCGAGGCCACCCGTGACGCCCCCATCCCGGCGACCTTGCCCCTTTAAGATAAGCGAGCGCGGAGAAGGAGGCGGGAcccgggggaggaggagggatccGCCCAGAGGGCCCGCCCTCCGACCCCCCCACCCTTATAAaaggagacggcggccggcgctCTCCAGGATTCTGCCGCGGAGGAGTTGGGGGAGTCGGAGGTGGGGATGGCGCATGCGCGTTGAGCGCTGGGAGGGACATGCCGAGTGCCGGCTCTGCCCTTTGGGTAAGGACAGGCGGACCCGCGGACGGGGAAAGGGGAGGGCAAGGGAGGCGGCCAGCATCGGAGAGACTGGGGGCCGACTCTGCGTGTTCGAGGCCGGATGGGGGGAGATAGGGAGGGAGGCGCCGCATCTCCGTGCAGAGGAGGTACGTGAATACTCGGATGCGGGACACGTAAGGGCGGGGATCGGGGCCGGGGGCACCTCGGTCCAGGTGGAGTCCCGGGTCCTCCTTTCCCCagcgttctcccccccccctccccgctccggTGCCCGGATCGATCTCTGCTGGGCGTCGCGGTACCGTCGGTGGGCGAGGAGCGCCCTTGCTCGGCTCCACGGCGGCGGTGGCAGGAGCCGGTCGGCTCGGCGGCTggaaggcggcggcggtggtgaaTCAGGGCTTAGTCATCGTGAGAATCCTGGGAGGGCGGGAGGGACGGACCGacggagggcgggcgggcggcgcgTCGGCAGCAGCAGGCAGACGGTACACCTGCTGCACAGGTAGGGCAGGACCGGTTGCCAGGTGACGGCGGCCCGGGAAAGGCGaaggcagggagagagggagggagggagataggcAGGTGGGGGAGCACCGATCGCCCGTCCGCCCCTCCTCCTCCGGGTTCCCGGTATCCCGGCTCCCTAGCCAGGAAAGTCCCCCAGGGACGGTGAGACCCTTCCTGGCCGCGGTTCGCGTCGGGCTCTCGGGTGGGccagggagaaaggaaaggggtcGCAGGCGTGCCCACCCCGACGACAACCCCGCTGCTGACGGGGGGGGGATGGAGATTCATTTTGTGTGGGTGCGTTTGCGCGTGTGTTGCTGGAGGGGCTCAGCCTTCCTAGGCCAAAGCACAGGTGTCCCATTCTTCCTTTGCTGCCTCAGAGAAGCACCTCTGctaaggtgtgtttgtgtgtcaagGTGAGAAGATCCCTCTAGAGTTGAAACAGAGACCCACTTCCTCAGCTGGTGGTCCCTCTCCTTGGTGTAGCTCACAGGATGGCCTCTGTCGGGGGAAAAGTGAGCCCTGGGGGTAGGGGGtacgcccacccaccccttctctgGGAGGAAGCagtcttccggggggggggagagtgctgGCCTGTTGGGAATGGCCATGCAGGTGGAACCTCCTCCAAGCCTGTCCTTCAGGTGTGGTAGGAGGACCAGCTTGTGTGTCAGTTCTTTTGGTTTATctttggtgtgtttgtgtgtgtttgtgtgtagctGAACGTGGCCTCTGACTTTCCTGGTGCTCTTGAGTGTCTGATCAGGGCTTGCGTTGGGGTCCAGCCACATGGAGACTCTTACCCAATACGTAGTGGCCGGAGGGCTTCAATGAAAGGCCTGAGGCTGGATCTCCCTGGGCCAGGTTAGGGGAGCTGAAGTTGGTGGAgggagcaggagagctgaaggggggggcttcctctctctctctcacacacaccccaaatctgGAGATCAAGTGAAGAACACAGGATCGAACGCCCAGCATAGGCACTTCTCCCAGGACTGGCCTTGCCCCCTTCTTCCAAATCCCTGCTCGAGAAGAAAATGGTCTTGGATTGAGACTTGACTCCTCAGCGCTGGGCTGTGAGTGTtcgtgtgtgtgtgaatcttggcttccttcctttcttttgctctgcTTGCACTTTTCCGTGGGAAAGCGCAACGTGTGTTGCGCCCAGTAGGTGAAAGAGGCCCGTCTCTGCTGCCCTGTCCAGCCACTGGCCGGAGGGAGGGCCAGAGAAGCCCTTGGCAGACGCAGGAGGGGCCAGACCAGGGCAAGGCCGCTCCAGGAGCCACACACTCAGAGTCTCTGGTCATCTTGGCTGCTGGGGGGGTGACCACGTGGCCGCAGCAACTTTGGCAAAGGGGGATGGTCTCCTAGTGGGCCCTGCCTGTGGGTCTGTCTCTTGCAGACTCCTTCTTGCAGGTCCAACAGTGTTGGGTTTTCCACCGACTCTTTGTCTACTCCTTCCTTGTGGCTTGGATTGATGCTTGTAGATTATTTTTCTTGAGGAGCCCTGGGGTCAGCTCTGAAAAGCACAGAGCCATTaatcaattccttccttccttccttccttccttccttccttccttccttacttccttacttccttacttccttacttccttccttccttccaatttcTTAGCACCATGTGTTTGCCTGGGGAAAATCACCGGTCCTGGGTGCTGTGACTTTTGGTATTTGCTGTGGTCACTAGAAAAGGTTGAAGGGGAGATGATGCCTACTCCACAACAGGTTTCCACCAAGCAGAATGAATTGTGCCTCCCCAACCCTATTCTTCTGGCTTCTGCATAGCTCCATGGTTGAGGCATTTGCCTGCGGAGCccgaggttgagagtttgatttccctcagggagcctccttgacaggggctgcactTTCTGATCCATGGATCCCCTTCCAGATTTATAGTTCTGaagttcctttccccccccccacatgcttgCCAGCTCAAGGGGGCTGAACGGCCCGGATCCCTGCAAACTGACACTGAAATTCCCCTTGGTGTGAGAATCCTCTCGGCCTTCGCCGGTGCTCATTTCTGCCTCTGCCTTTCTTCTGGGTCACACGCCTGGCTGTGCCCTATTTTAcctgcttctttgcctctgtgCCTCTGTATACGTGCTGCTTCTTTGTGCCAGCCCCTAGCAATTCCTCCTGCAAAATTCAAAGCCCGGTGCTGTCCATGCACCCGGTTTGCTCCGCAGGTGGGGAGCAGGGCCCCATTTGCAACCTCCTGGGGCTACAGTGTGCCAGCAGCTTTCTAGTGCCACCATCCCCATGCCTGGCCCATGTGCACGTCTTGGGAGGGACATCTGTGCCTGGCCACCCTCCATTGCACAGTGGCAGAAGGATGttaagagggagagggaagagccTGGCATGGCCATTTAATCTTTGTGGGGACCCTCCTGAGTGCCCCTGGATATGGCAGCTCATGATCTGTCCCATGTGGAGGAAACCATGGGCCGGCAGCGGTCCACGGGGGTGCACGGTTGGATGGTCTCCTTGACCCACCCTGCTGGCGGTTGGCTGCACAGCGGTGCCACGGGCTTAGAGGCCAGCCTGTGCCTGCCGTGGAACGTCACACGTCCACCTCTTTGCTTCTGGGCTGACTCTCGGTGCTGCTCCTCTTGAAAGCCCAACTGGCCAACAAGCGCTGTTTATTCCCTGCGTTTTTGATGTGGACGTTTGCGGAGAAAGAGTCCAAAGAGCTTACGGTTGACAAACCTGTGGAGGAAACCACAGGACATGGAAAGAGAGCAGGATGCCTTCCAGCCGCCTGGGATATGTTGTCTTTGAACCAGGACTGGCTTCCCTTGGTTCTGTCTAGACTGGAGGAGTCCCTCTTCCTGTCGGACGAGGCCACGGGAGGATTGGGCCCGGGGAGATCacaggagaggagaagagaagaggacagGGGAGGAAAAGGGTCAGCCTCGGTGCAGGCAGGAGACATCCGTGGCAGGAGACCCGCTTTAGGGCTTTGTGAGCTTGGTTTTGAGGTGTGCGGCTTGCTTGAGATTATGGCGCCACATGCTTTCTCGGTGCCTGCGGGGGAAACCCACAATGCAGCTCCTATGGTCTCGCAGATGGACATGTGGGTGGAAGGCAGGCAGGTGGCTTGGTAGAAAATTGAAGGAGGACCCTCCTAGATTCTAGCAGGGGAAATTACCCAGCGCTAATTGCCGGGTTTATGCATTTCCTGGCCCCTCTGCCTGTGAAGACTAAGGAAGCCACTTAAAGTTACATAACCGGCCGCCTCTCGAGGGATCATCAACACTTCCCTTGTGAGGCTTCCAGGctttgccttggggggggggcagcgccGGTTCGGGAGGGGTTTGGATGTTGTCCCTTGCTGGGTCGACAGAGGCCTGGCGTTGTTTTTGGAGAGCATTCAAGGTGGGCAGGACTGGGCGCCAAATAAAATAAGCCGTACCCGCAGCTCCGTCCTCCCTACCCagcttgaggaggaggaggaggaggaaatgacgTCAGGCGCTTGCCAAACAGGGAAGAGCCGCAGCCGAAGGGCCTCTGAGGATGGCTGGCAGCGAGgtgcccccccctccttctctccctccctccctcctcctcttgagATGGGAGGCAAAAAGAAGGTcgcagagggagagaaaagcagcGGCTTCCATGTGGAAGATGCTGCCAGGATCAGCGATCCAGAAACCTAGAAAGTGAAGCGGACACTGGTCGTTCGAAACTGGGGGATTGCTCTGGACGCAGGATGATTTTTTTCTGCCGGTCTCGGCCTGATCTGTGTGTGGAGACGCCGCCACCACCCCTCCTCAGCCTCCTACGGCAAATCTCCCCTCTCTTCCGTGTCGCAGGGagacaaccacacacacacacacacacacacacacacacacacacacacacacacacacacacacacacacagacacacagacacagacacagacacagacacagacacacacacagagagagttctgctttgctttgctttccttagACCCGAGTCTCTCTCTCAGGTCTAAATCCTCTTGGATGCATCAATCCCGATTCTGTTTTGGAGCATCCTAAGGAAATCCCACTGTCGTGTATCGCCAGTTTTGCTTTTGGCTATCGTTTTTGTTCTGCAAAGTCTCTAGGGTTTTAAGACTGAACCCATAAACCAGCCAGAGTCATGCTTTGCCCTAATGGGGCTGTATATCAACCCAAGAAAGAAATAATACTTCGCAAGGAGGGACCCGAAGGCAGGCAAGCCCCCCACCCCCTGTGGCTGGcctgcttctctttttaaaaggcacCTCAAAGCTTCCACCCGCACCCCATGTCTGTGATGCCAGATGTGGCCCTGCTTGTGAGCTGGAGCACATCTGATCAGGGAGGGAGGTTagcacaggtgtgtgtgtgtgtaagagagagagagctttttgaGCAGAGCTTGGAGAGGCTAgtggggcgggagggggagagCATCTTTTTCCATGCACCTCAGATCCTTTGCTGGATCAGGCCTGCTGTGATTtgaaccattcattcattcattcattcattcattcattcattcattcattcattcattcattcattcattcattcatttctccttgaaaaagacccgaAGTGAACAATGAAATACTAAATTTAAATGGTGCGGTGTTTGCTCAGAAGCTGGACAACGCTCACGAGCATGCCCGAGTATTGCGATCTCTGCCTCTTATGCATTTGCTCCATGTGACCTGCTCTTTGTTTCGAACTCTCCTCCTGAGGTTGGATGTATTTAACCCCCCCTTTCAGAGATAGCTAGAGAGCCCATGCCAGCGGGAGGGGgtccctctgcctccctccctgtgTTTTCTAGGGACCTGAATGGGGTCATCAGAGGAGGCCTGTGGGAGCCGGGACAGTCTTcttcataatcatcatcttaaaatTTCATAGCTGGAAAGTGGACCAACCCTATgaattcagcccctgtcaaggagggccagtggggaggggggaatcgaactcccaacttctggctccacagccagaggctcCCACCATGGAGCTGGTGGGCTCAGACTTGAACAGTAGCGCCTCTCTGCCCAGGGAGGTCACGATCCAGCAACCCAGCAGCAGATGCTCGTTCCTGGCTCCATCCTGAGTCTGCTCcagctttccccaccaccaccaccaccaccccgctgtTCTAGGCTGCCACCACCGCCCCCTACTACCGGCATCCATCCTGCAGGAtgtgtgaaagagaaagcaggccgggggggggggtggcgtgAGGTGGGGGGGAAGTTGCATTTCCCTCCTTGGCTGCTTTTTCACTTTCCCAGGAGAAAATCCGGGAGCTGTGTGGGAGAGCCTTGTGCCGCTCATTGTGCGGCTTTGAATGGGAAAGATCCTTATAATTCTGGCCGGGGACGGAAATGGAGAAGAGGGAGTGggtggaggcgggggggggagagagaagtctCAAACGAGGGCcctgaaagtggggggggggggggaaagagccacACCTTTGCTTGCTTGTGCATATGAAGATGATGGCGATGGTCTCTGGTCTCCTGTCTTCTTTCCAAATCCTCCCTCCGCACCCCCAGATCTCCTTCGTTCCTACCTTTGCCAGTTTCAGCTGCATGGGTGGGTGAGGATATTGGACCATATGGGGCAGAGGTTCTGCCCTGGTGGGTGCGCACCAGGGGAAGGGCAGAGCAGAGCCAGCCGCTGGCTCTTCTGGACcgaacatccccccccccgagttcctAATCTTCCCATGGTTGGGGGGGAGAAGCTTCTCCCTCGGGCTGCTgggctccttcccttcctcttgacTTTGTTTGGCTCCCCTGTGCTTGTGTGGCATGATAGAAGCTGGTGAACTGCAGAGGCTTCTGGGTGATGTGCcttatctctcttcccccccccccccatgcttagAGGAAGAGAACTTTCTCTTCCAGGAAAGCTCTTTATATCGGCTTCTGTTTATATACCAAGCAAGCACACCGTAACCTTCTCCCACCGCCAAGCTTgtccccagacacacacacacacaccagaacccTGTCCAGCTCATTCCCGTGCTCACCATGATCATCTAGATGATCTAGTGGCTCCCTTTCTATATAGAGCAAGAGGGATGTAAATCATCCGGGTTTTATTCCAAAGGAACGGCACACATCCAAGCCAATGGCAGGACCAAAGGGGCTAAAAGACCTCCCCTCACAAGCCCGGTTTTTATCATCGtcctcttaaaactgcagagctggaaggggaccccgtggggtcatccagtccagcccctgtcaaggaggctccgTAGGGGAATCGAACGCCCAAATGGCTGTGCAGGCAGAGGCCTCAACCCCTGAGTTAAGTTATCTAGCTGTCCCGTGCTAGCCTATTCTTTCGTCTGAGAGCGCCGCCACATGGCACCTGTGCCAGCCCTCCCTTCTtcgtgcctccctccctcccttcggtGGCCCTCACCTcctgcttttccctcccctccaggAAGCCACAGCAGCCGGGTGCCTGGCGCGGTGAGAGGGCGGCGCGACGGCGATCCGGGCAAGGGCGCCATGTCTACGGCAAGCATCGCATCCCAAGATATGAGGATCCCCCTGGAGGGGGCCTTCCTCCCCCACCGGCAGGGCCTCGAGGGGCTGCCGAGCTGCTGGAACAGCCACAGCGACCGCCGGCTGGAAAAGTGAGTGTGGCCGTGGAAGAGGGGGCTCCGTTCGTCCGAGGCTCCCGCTCCCCCTGGCAGCGCTTGCTGGCCATTCCGctgaccaccaccacccggctcttctctttctctccctcaggACGTTCTTCGAGGTGGATCCTGTGACAATGGCTTACGGGCTCAACGCATCAGCCGAGCAGCCCTCAGGACCCACGGGTAGGTATTACGTGCGGAGACAGAGACCTGTGCCACTGGTGACTGGTGCGTGCTTTGACGTGGGGCCAGAGCCCCCTTTccccattggttttttttttttttttggctcgtGGGGTGCGTGCTTGGTGCTGTGACGTGGAGGGGGAGCAGAGCAATCTCCCGATTCTCCCTTTCTCTCAAGCCCCCCTTTTAGGCCCTATAGAACAAGGAAGCGGATGCCCCTTAATAATAacagaataataacaacaaatgcaGAAGGGCTGAGCTGGGagagggaccctagggatcatctagtccagcccctctcaaggaggcgccacccgggaatcaaactcccagcctgcTCACGAGGGCTCCGAAATGTTTTGTGGCTGGATGGCTCTGCCGCTCCCCTGCTGAGGCTGCGGaggtctggctgcagagttcagGGCTTTGCGCCGCATCTCGTCCCTCCGCGCCAGCAGCGGGCAGCCCTTCCCTGGACCTCTGGGGCACCTCTTTGTcccggggggggcaggagagggggTGGAGTCTTCAGTTTCCCCCAGCGAACCGGTCTCCTCAGCCAGCACTGTCTTGGGCGAGACAAAAGTCGTACGCACACCATGGGGATCACGGCGTCAGCTGCTCTGGGAAGGGCTCAGGACTGCTCTGCAGCTTTGCAGTCCGTGGGAATTTCCCCCAGAACccgtttttattttgcttttgtcaaGATCCCGTGTCGTGCCATTCttattcctctttctcttcttgcAGCTCATGTTTTGTGTCCCGGCTCTGAAAAAGGTCCCAGCCGCCCCGAGCACAGCCAGCCCGTCCTGCCTCTGAAGCCCGGCGGCCCAAGGAAGGAGCCAGGATCCGACCCGGAGGAGGGGGCCCTCCTGCCGGGCTTCGGCAGACTTTCTCTGGGCCCGAGCAGCGTTTCCGACAGGACCCCTCCCCACACGCCGGTCAAGAAGGGCGGGCCCGCGGGCTTCCTTTTCCCTCCCGGGCCATCGGGGGACCGGAGCGTCCGGCCTCTGCCCCCTCTCCCCGTCGCCCCGAAGGACTTTCTGCGGGACGAAATGGACCGGGAGGTGGAGTTCTTGACCAGTTCGGACACCGACCCTCTGCTCGCGGACAGTAGCCTGGCTTTCCAGCCCTCCGCGCAGGGCAGGCGAAGCTTCCGGGGCTGCGGGCAGATCAACTATGCGTATGCAGACACCCCTGGCGCGCCGACCCTGGAGGAGCCCCCCTCCGGCTGCCCCCAGCCGAGCTCTTGCCCACCCCCTCCgccaccccctccaccccctcAGCTCCACCGGAGACTGAGGCGCTCCCATTCGGGGCCCGCCGGCTCCTTCCATAAGCCCGTGGTCCGGGTGAGCAGCCACCTCCGGCAGGCCTCGCCCTGTTCGGATGATGACAAACCCGAAGTCCCGCCTCGGGTCCCGATTCCTCCCCGGGCGCTCAAGCCAGACTATCGGAGGTGGTCTGCCGAGGTTGCCTCCAGTGCTTACAGCGACGAAGATAAGCCCCCCAAAGTACCCCCGAGGGAGCCCCTCTCCCGGAGCAGCTCTCGCACCCCGAGCCCCAAAAGCTTGCCCTCGTACCTCAAAGGCATCATGCCTCCGACGCAGAGCTTTGCCCCGGATCCCAAGTACGTCAGCAACAAAGCCCTCCAGAGGCAGCACAGCGAGGGGTCCGCCCACCGCATCCCCTGCATCCTCCCCATCATCGAGAACGGCCGCAAGGTCAGCTCCACGCATTACTACCTGTTGCCTGAAAGACCCCCCTACCTGGACAGGTACGAGAAGTTCTTCCAAGAAGCGGAAGAGGCTGCAGCCGTGCCGGAGGGGCCGCTCCTGTGGGATGAGAGAGACGACAAcgtggaggaggtggtggcggccGCTGCCGCCGTCACAGACGCTCTGGCTGCTCCCGTGAAGCGCAAACACTTCTCCTGCGTGGTTTCTCCATAGGGGCAGAAGGGCACCGATGGCAGAGAAGCCGGAAGGCGGAGGGTGTTTTTGGAAGGAGAGTTAGGAGCCCCTTCTCCCACTAGGCAGGGGAGAACGGCGGCCTCCGGGGATCTTTCTCGGTGGGTTGGAAGAAACCTCGGAGAAAGACCGGAGCAGGGCCGGCTGCTGTTGGCCAGTCAGTCCCTGCGCTAGAGTAATATATGGATAGTTAAATATATTGTAGACATTCACCTAAGTAGCAGAAGGGATGGCGGTCTCGCTAACGGAGCAGACAGCCTGAGCTCGAAGGCCGAGGAGAACGTGCTGCTCAGTATTCTGGATGATGGTTATCTGAGGACTTTTCTGCCCACTGAAGCGCAGGCGGCTTCTCCCTGTCCGGCAAGCCTGCCCTTCTGCCCGTGTCGTGAATGGCCAGCAAGGCGCCTCCTTTGGTTGGGTTTGAATGGCTGGCTTTATGTGTGGAGTGGAGAGTCCACCTCTTCTGCAAGGACTCCTCCCCTCCCAACAGCCGGAGGAGGCAGAAAGGCGGGACGTGACGTCGGCCGGCCGGCCTCGGAGTTGGAGTCACGAATGCCCGTCGGTGCCCGCTTGCCATCCGGGTGGGATCTGTAAAAAGCTACCCccgtttttttttccaagtgggaCAGGACGGGAGAGACTCTTACGTGGGTGACGTGTAGCCCCCGCCGCTGGAAGCACAACACGATCTTTTGAAAAAGGAGACCGAGTCCTGGTCTGCCAGGAGGGCGTGCGTGCGTTTGTACATAGCAACTTGGCCCAAGCGGGTCTTGGGCCGCATCCTGTCTAGTGTtcttcagggaggaagaggagatggtGGCTGCGGTTCGGGGGCAAAGTCCCCATTTCCACTTGGAGGTGGTGTTCCAGATGTCAGCTGCAAGGGTGCCTGTGAattcagtgggtgggtgggagggtgggtgagGACTAGAAAAGGTGCTGCATTTTATCCGacttgttacacacacacacacacacacacacacacacacacacacacacacacacacacacacacacacacacacacacacacacacacacacacacacacacacacacacacacacacacacacacacacacacacacacacacacatattccacTGCTGTGAGCCCAAGGCCAAAGGTGTGTCATGCGACAacggtctctctttctctctcatattctctctctctctctgtgtttgtgatTTTGTGACAGCCACAAACATGAATGTTTACAGTTTTAGAAACTGCTGAATAGAAGCTacaacccccccctcccaaaaaaaactcACATGGTTGTGGGACAAACTAAATGAAGGCAAGGCGCATGTGGGGACCCGTCATGCTCCGAGGGTGCTACATCCGGTGTACAGTATTGTGGAAGAATTAAGTTGCCGTTTCACTTTGTATTTTGGATATTGCCATGTCTTGCGTTCAATAAAGTTACAATATACTTATTTATGATAATTTGGCGGTCTCTTGCATTTCTGGCCTGCTTGGGCTTTATTGGTCCATGGAGGGGGGGGTGAATTGGAGAAATTCTGGGTTGCCGGGAAGGGAGACGGGGTAGAAATCCTCATTTGGGCCATAGCAGAACTGAGACAGGctgaacacattttaaaaacccgaAATTTCTTCACCCAGCCAGGGGGTTCAAGAAGCAGAAAGGAAGCAGGGAGGTCACTAAGGAGGGGATGAAAGCTGCCTTCTtcccagggagggaggggtgtgtcccccccccaattcttctgCCTTGAGTATTTGACACCCAGCATGGTGGCTCCCTTATGCCTCCTGCCCAATCTCTAGTGGAGCCA includes the following:
- the ERRFI1 gene encoding ERBB receptor feedback inhibitor 1 isoform X1, which produces MRVERWEGHAECRLCPLGSHSSRVPGAVRGRRDGDPGKGAMSTASIASQDMRIPLEGAFLPHRQGLEGLPSCWNSHSDRRLEKTFFEVDPVTMAYGLNASAEQPSGPTAHVLCPGSEKGPSRPEHSQPVLPLKPGGPRKEPGSDPEEGALLPGFGRLSLGPSSVSDRTPPHTPVKKGGPAGFLFPPGPSGDRSVRPLPPLPVAPKDFLRDEMDREVEFLTSSDTDPLLADSSLAFQPSAQGRRSFRGCGQINYAYADTPGAPTLEEPPSGCPQPSSCPPPPPPPPPPQLHRRLRRSHSGPAGSFHKPVVRVSSHLRQASPCSDDDKPEVPPRVPIPPRALKPDYRRWSAEVASSAYSDEDKPPKVPPREPLSRSSSRTPSPKSLPSYLKGIMPPTQSFAPDPKYVSNKALQRQHSEGSAHRIPCILPIIENGRKVSSTHYYLLPERPPYLDRYEKFFQEAEEAAAVPEGPLLWDERDDNVEEVVAAAAAVTDALAAPVKRKHFSCVVSP
- the ERRFI1 gene encoding ERBB receptor feedback inhibitor 1 isoform X2 — translated: MGGDREGGAASPCRGGSHSSRVPGAVRGRRDGDPGKGAMSTASIASQDMRIPLEGAFLPHRQGLEGLPSCWNSHSDRRLEKTFFEVDPVTMAYGLNASAEQPSGPTAHVLCPGSEKGPSRPEHSQPVLPLKPGGPRKEPGSDPEEGALLPGFGRLSLGPSSVSDRTPPHTPVKKGGPAGFLFPPGPSGDRSVRPLPPLPVAPKDFLRDEMDREVEFLTSSDTDPLLADSSLAFQPSAQGRRSFRGCGQINYAYADTPGAPTLEEPPSGCPQPSSCPPPPPPPPPPQLHRRLRRSHSGPAGSFHKPVVRVSSHLRQASPCSDDDKPEVPPRVPIPPRALKPDYRRWSAEVASSAYSDEDKPPKVPPREPLSRSSSRTPSPKSLPSYLKGIMPPTQSFAPDPKYVSNKALQRQHSEGSAHRIPCILPIIENGRKVSSTHYYLLPERPPYLDRYEKFFQEAEEAAAVPEGPLLWDERDDNVEEVVAAAAAVTDALAAPVKRKHFSCVVSP